From Zea mays cultivar B73 chromosome 3, Zm-B73-REFERENCE-NAM-5.0, whole genome shotgun sequence:
tactactctattaagatagTAGCGTCAGCGTCCACACCCGTCCACACCCTGGTTGCCCCCGCCTGACCCCGCACCCTCCCACGCGCGCGCATGAAAGCAGCTCGCTAGCCCCCGTCGTGCCCCTCCCCCACGACCGAGGCACCGTCccccgccgcccccgccccggatCTCGCCCCCGCCGCGGATCCCGCGCTGGCTCTATGCGG
This genomic window contains:
- the LOC118476738 gene encoding uncharacterized protein, whose product is MESTVERISSSVQSWVKDHELAAIAVCLSMCARTPRRRVGCGGGRFGGVQPEEGAAALLHRARQHSRIEPARDPRRGRDPGRGRRGTVPRSWGRGTTGASELLSCARVGGCGVRRGQPGCGRVWTLTLLS